A stretch of Bacillus pseudomycoides DNA encodes these proteins:
- the thrC gene encoding threonine synthase produces the protein MYKGLLKQYASYLPVNDHTPDVSLMEGNTPLIPLLNISKELGIHLYGKYEGANPTGSFKDRGMVMAVAKAKEEGSQAIICASTGNTSASAAAYAARLGMKCIIVIPEGKIAHGKLAQAIAYGAEIISIEGNFDDALRAVRQIAAEEPITLVNSVNPYRIEGQKTAAFEICDQLQKAPDVLAIPVGNAGNITAYWKGFCEYEKEKGFKKPRIHGFEAEGAAAIVKGHVIDSPETVATAIRIGNPASWSYAVEAAEQSNGEIDMVTDEEILHAYRLLAKTEGVFAEPGSNASLAGVIKHVQAGKIHKGETVVAVLTGNGLKDPDIAIASNHLEIVSVSNNMEQIKEHIKGGIVS, from the coding sequence ATGTATAAAGGATTATTAAAGCAATATGCTTCTTATTTACCAGTGAATGATCATACACCAGATGTAAGCTTGATGGAAGGAAATACACCACTTATTCCACTTCTGAATATTTCTAAAGAATTAGGGATTCATTTATATGGAAAATATGAAGGTGCTAATCCAACAGGATCTTTTAAAGATAGAGGAATGGTAATGGCCGTAGCGAAAGCAAAAGAAGAAGGATCACAAGCAATCATTTGTGCTTCAACAGGTAATACATCAGCATCGGCAGCAGCATATGCCGCTCGCCTTGGGATGAAGTGCATTATTGTTATACCAGAAGGGAAAATTGCTCACGGAAAGTTAGCACAAGCAATCGCATATGGAGCAGAGATTATTTCAATAGAAGGAAATTTTGATGACGCGCTTCGAGCTGTACGCCAAATCGCGGCAGAAGAGCCGATTACATTAGTAAACTCGGTGAATCCATATCGAATTGAAGGTCAAAAAACAGCTGCGTTTGAAATTTGTGATCAGTTGCAAAAAGCACCAGATGTTCTTGCTATTCCAGTTGGAAATGCAGGGAATATTACAGCATATTGGAAAGGGTTCTGTGAGTATGAAAAAGAGAAGGGATTTAAAAAGCCAAGAATTCATGGTTTTGAAGCAGAAGGAGCAGCTGCAATTGTTAAAGGGCATGTTATTGATTCGCCAGAAACAGTCGCAACTGCGATTCGCATTGGTAATCCAGCAAGCTGGTCCTATGCTGTAGAAGCAGCGGAACAATCAAATGGTGAAATTGATATGGTGACAGATGAAGAAATTTTACATGCTTATCGGTTGTTAGCGAAAACAGAGGGGGTTTTTGCAGAACCAGGGTCAAATGCTTCTCTGGCAGGTGTAATCAAACATGTTCAAGCAGGAAAAATTCATAAGGGAGAGACGGTTGTTGCTGTGTTAACAGGAAATGGTTTAAAAGACCCTGACATTGCTATTGCTTCTAATCATTTGGAGATTGTAAGTGTTTCAAATAATATGGAACAAATAAAAGAACATATTAAAGGGGGGATTGTTTCGTGA
- the thrB gene encoding homoserine kinase — translation MIPFKVCVPASTANVGPGFDSIGIALSLYLEVTVKEQSTHWHVIHSFDDSILNDERNLIVSTALKVCPSLSPYKIEVTSNIPLTRGLGSSASAIVAGIELANQLGELHLTTDEKVHLATSFEGHPDNVAASILGGTVIGVMDGNDVSIVRVESKELGVISLIPNEELNTNKSRSVLPEIFQFHDAVRASAVSNVLVAALCQKKWEIVGEMMERDQFHEPYRSQLVPFLPAVRMYAKKFGAYGTALSGAGPSLFILTPYEKREEIAEQLIKVFPAMQVCRLEIDHEGTVVKREESAGLSVRK, via the coding sequence GTGATTCCATTTAAAGTTTGTGTTCCAGCTAGTACTGCAAATGTAGGTCCGGGGTTTGATTCTATTGGAATAGCATTATCATTATATTTGGAAGTGACTGTTAAGGAACAATCGACTCATTGGCATGTTATACATTCATTTGATGATTCCATTCTAAATGATGAAAGAAATTTAATTGTAAGTACGGCACTTAAAGTATGTCCTTCGTTATCTCCTTATAAAATAGAAGTTACTAGTAATATTCCGCTCACACGAGGGCTCGGAAGTAGTGCATCAGCTATTGTAGCAGGAATAGAGCTTGCTAATCAACTTGGGGAATTACATTTAACAACGGATGAAAAAGTTCATCTTGCTACGAGTTTTGAGGGACACCCTGATAATGTAGCTGCTTCTATATTAGGAGGAACAGTAATTGGTGTAATGGACGGAAATGATGTGTCTATTGTTAGGGTAGAGAGTAAAGAATTAGGTGTAATCTCGCTTATTCCGAATGAGGAATTAAATACAAATAAAAGCCGTTCTGTATTACCAGAAATATTTCAGTTCCATGATGCTGTTCGTGCAAGTGCAGTAAGCAATGTTTTAGTAGCAGCATTATGCCAAAAGAAGTGGGAGATTGTTGGGGAAATGATGGAGAGAGATCAATTTCATGAACCATATCGTTCACAACTTGTTCCATTTTTACCTGCAGTCCGAATGTACGCCAAAAAGTTTGGAGCGTATGGTACAGCGCTTAGCGGAGCTGGTCCGTCTCTTTTTATCTTAACTCCATATGAAAAGCGTGAGGAGATTGCTGAGCAATTAATAAAAGTATTCCCGGCGATGCAAGTTTGTCGGTTAGAAATTGATCATGAAGGAACGGTTGTGAAAAGAGAGGAAAGTGCAGGTTTATCAGTAAGAAAATAA